In the genome of Carnobacterium viridans, one region contains:
- the adhE gene encoding bifunctional acetaldehyde-CoA/alcohol dehydrogenase: protein MMEVTMKEKIKTDKKNTVSNQVSVADAIDTLVRRGKEALSVLETFDQEKVDFIVHQMAMAGLNQHMPLAKMAVEETGRGIYEDKCIKNMFATESIWNTIKHDKTAGIISDDEQSQLIEIATPVGIVCGVTPVTNPTSTTLFKALISIKTRNPIIFAFHPSAQKCSEAAAQIVLNAAVKAGAPENCIQWIKQPSLEGTNLLMNHSDIAIVLATGGSAMVKAAYSTGKPALGVGPGNVPSYIEKSAKIKRAVNDVIASKSFDNGMICASEQAIIVDQEIYDEVKAEFIKHQVHVIKPNELKKLEDAVMNQTKTAVNASIVGKSAEDIAELAGIKVPKGTKIIIAELDGVGENYPLSREKLSPVLAMLKSTSTEDGFSLAQQMLELGGLGHSAAIHTLDDELAKKYGEQMKACRILVNSPTAQGGIGDLYNNMIPSLTLGCGSYGKNSVSKNVSTINLMNIKTIAKRRNNMQWFKLPSKIYFEKYSIQYLQKMENIKKVFLVCDPGMVQFGYADKVINELNKRKDNVQVEIFSAVEPNPSTNTVMIGTEAMIQFQPDTIIAIGGGSAMDAAKAMWLFYEKPETEFFGAKQKFLDIRKRTYKIPTLNKTQFVCIPTTSGTGAEVTPFAVITDSETHVKYPLADYALTPDVAIIDSQFVMSVPKSVTADTGMDVLTHAIESYVSVMASDYTKGLSLQSIKLVFQNLRNSYEYANEEAREKMHNASTMAGMAFANAFLGISHSIAHKIGGEYNIAHGRTNAILLPHVIRYNAKDPSKHALFPKYEFFKADEDYAEIARFMGFKGNTTEELVESLIFEIDKLGKDVGIEMNLKAQGVTKEVLYDTVDHMAELAFLDQCTTANPKQPLISELKQIILDAFEEIH from the coding sequence ATGATGGAAGTTACTATGAAAGAAAAAATCAAAACAGATAAAAAAAATACTGTAAGCAATCAAGTTAGCGTAGCCGATGCAATCGACACTTTAGTTCGCCGAGGGAAAGAAGCCTTAAGTGTCTTAGAAACGTTCGATCAAGAAAAAGTAGATTTTATTGTTCATCAAATGGCAATGGCAGGCTTAAATCAACACATGCCTTTAGCTAAAATGGCAGTTGAAGAAACAGGTAGAGGAATTTATGAAGATAAATGCATTAAAAATATGTTTGCCACAGAATCTATTTGGAATACAATTAAACATGACAAAACTGCAGGTATCATAAGTGACGATGAGCAAAGCCAATTAATTGAAATTGCCACTCCAGTTGGAATCGTTTGTGGCGTAACTCCTGTAACTAATCCAACTTCAACAACATTATTTAAAGCACTAATTTCTATCAAAACACGTAACCCAATTATTTTTGCTTTCCACCCAAGTGCTCAAAAATGTTCAGAAGCTGCAGCACAAATCGTGTTGAATGCTGCTGTTAAAGCAGGAGCTCCAGAAAACTGTATCCAATGGATTAAACAACCCTCTCTTGAAGGGACTAACTTATTGATGAATCATTCAGATATCGCTATCGTACTAGCAACTGGTGGATCAGCAATGGTAAAAGCAGCCTATTCAACTGGAAAACCAGCTCTAGGAGTGGGACCAGGAAACGTTCCTAGCTATATTGAAAAGTCAGCAAAAATTAAACGTGCTGTCAATGACGTTATTGCTTCAAAATCATTTGATAATGGAATGATATGTGCTTCAGAACAAGCAATTATTGTCGATCAAGAAATTTATGATGAAGTAAAAGCAGAGTTTATAAAACATCAAGTACATGTTATTAAACCAAATGAATTAAAGAAACTTGAAGATGCAGTAATGAATCAAACTAAAACAGCTGTTAATGCATCTATCGTAGGAAAATCAGCAGAAGATATCGCTGAGCTTGCAGGGATCAAAGTTCCAAAAGGGACTAAAATTATTATTGCTGAATTAGATGGAGTAGGCGAAAATTATCCATTATCACGTGAAAAATTATCTCCAGTATTAGCTATGCTTAAGTCAACTTCAACTGAAGATGGATTCTCTTTAGCTCAACAAATGCTAGAATTAGGTGGTTTAGGTCACTCTGCAGCAATCCATACATTAGATGATGAATTGGCCAAAAAATATGGAGAACAAATGAAAGCATGTCGTATTTTAGTAAATTCTCCTACAGCACAAGGTGGTATCGGCGATTTGTATAATAACATGATTCCTTCATTAACTCTTGGATGTGGTTCATATGGTAAGAACTCAGTTTCCAAAAACGTATCTACTATTAACTTAATGAATATTAAAACAATTGCAAAACGTAGAAATAATATGCAATGGTTTAAACTGCCATCAAAAATCTATTTTGAGAAATATTCTATTCAATATTTACAAAAAATGGAAAATATCAAAAAAGTATTTTTAGTCTGTGATCCTGGTATGGTTCAATTTGGATATGCAGATAAAGTTATCAATGAATTAAACAAAAGAAAAGATAATGTACAAGTAGAGATATTCTCAGCAGTAGAGCCCAACCCATCAACGAATACAGTTATGATTGGAACAGAAGCTATGATCCAATTTCAACCTGATACCATTATTGCTATCGGTGGAGGTTCAGCAATGGATGCAGCCAAAGCAATGTGGTTATTCTACGAAAAACCTGAAACGGAATTCTTTGGAGCTAAACAAAAATTCTTAGATATTCGTAAAAGAACGTACAAAATTCCTACTTTAAATAAAACTCAATTTGTTTGTATCCCAACTACATCAGGAACTGGTGCAGAAGTAACACCTTTTGCAGTTATTACAGACAGTGAAACACATGTGAAATATCCTTTAGCTGACTATGCATTAACACCTGATGTTGCTATTATCGATTCACAATTTGTTATGAGTGTTCCTAAATCTGTTACTGCTGATACGGGTATGGATGTATTGACACATGCTATTGAATCTTATGTATCTGTTATGGCAAGTGACTATACAAAAGGATTAAGCTTACAATCAATTAAATTAGTTTTCCAAAATTTACGTAATTCATATGAATATGCAAATGAAGAAGCAAGAGAAAAAATGCATAATGCTTCTACTATGGCTGGTATGGCATTCGCAAATGCATTTTTAGGAATAAGCCACTCAATTGCTCATAAAATAGGTGGGGAGTATAATATCGCTCATGGACGTACAAATGCAATCTTGTTGCCTCATGTAATCCGTTATAATGCAAAAGATCCTTCAAAACACGCATTATTCCCTAAATATGAGTTCTTCAAAGCTGACGAAGACTATGCTGAAATTGCTCGTTTTATGGGATTCAAAGGAAATACAACAGAAGAGTTAGTGGAATCATTAATCTTTGAAATTGATAAATTAGGAAAAGACGTCGGTATTGAGATGAATTTGAAAGCTCAAGGTGTAACAAAAGAAGTTTTATATGACACTGTTGATCATATGGCTGAATTAGCATTTTTAGATCAATGTACAACTGCGAATCCAAAACAACCCTTAATTAGTGAGTTGAAACAAATTATTCTTGATGCATTTGAAGAAATCCATTAA
- the yajC gene encoding preprotein translocase subunit YajC, translated as MELILNFVPFIAIMGLMYFMMIRPQKKAATKTQNMLDAMKKGDSVVTIGGLHGIIDEVNTTNNTVVLDCDGIFLTFEKKAIARIVTNGVSTPVEDLGTNTPSQNIVENNTDEKF; from the coding sequence ATGGAGTTAATTCTTAATTTTGTACCTTTTATTGCGATTATGGGTTTGATGTATTTTATGATGATTCGCCCGCAAAAAAAAGCTGCTACAAAAACACAAAATATGCTTGATGCTATGAAAAAAGGCGACTCAGTTGTAACAATTGGTGGACTACATGGGATTATTGATGAAGTGAATACGACCAATAATACTGTTGTACTTGATTGTGACGGAATCTTTTTAACGTTTGAAAAGAAAGCCATTGCTCGCATAGTGACTAATGGAGTTTCAACTCCCGTAGAAGATCTTGGAACAAACACACCATCTCAAAATATAGTAGAAAACAATACTGACGAAAAATTTTAA
- the ruvB gene encoding Holliday junction branch migration DNA helicase RuvB: MNPEERIISGDSSTTEEISLEKSLRPHYLAEYIGQEKVKRELSIYIEAAKNREEALDHVLLYGPPGLGKTTMAMVISNEMDVAIRTTSGPAIEKAGDLVALLNELEAGDVLFIDEIHRMPRLVEEMLYSAMEDYFVDIIVGQGPTAHPVHFPLPPFTLVGATTRAGLLSAPLRDRFGIVSHMEYYTVEELSDIVLRSADIFNTEIIESGAIEIARRSRGTPRVANRLLKRVRDYAQVESNGVIKKQIADEALAMLRIDQEGLDFVDQKLLKTMIENYHGGPVGLSTIAANIGEEIETIEDMVEPYLLQAGFLQRTPRGRIVTHMGYTHLGYPITYTD; encoded by the coding sequence ATGAATCCAGAAGAACGCATCATTTCCGGTGATAGCAGTACAACAGAAGAAATTTCGTTAGAAAAATCATTACGTCCACATTATTTAGCGGAATATATCGGCCAAGAAAAAGTAAAAAGAGAATTGTCGATTTATATAGAAGCAGCCAAGAATCGTGAAGAAGCACTAGATCACGTCTTACTTTATGGTCCACCTGGATTAGGGAAAACAACGATGGCAATGGTGATCTCAAATGAAATGGACGTAGCCATACGAACAACAAGTGGTCCTGCAATCGAGAAGGCAGGAGATTTAGTTGCTCTTTTGAATGAATTAGAAGCTGGAGATGTTCTATTTATAGATGAAATTCATCGTATGCCTAGACTCGTTGAAGAGATGTTGTATTCTGCTATGGAAGATTACTTTGTAGATATCATTGTAGGACAAGGACCAACTGCACACCCTGTTCACTTCCCGTTGCCGCCTTTTACTCTTGTAGGTGCAACAACAAGAGCAGGATTGTTATCAGCTCCTTTAAGAGACCGTTTTGGCATTGTCTCGCATATGGAATATTACACAGTAGAAGAGCTGAGTGATATTGTTTTGCGTTCAGCAGATATCTTTAATACTGAAATAATCGAATCAGGTGCAATTGAAATTGCCAGACGATCGAGAGGGACTCCTCGGGTAGCAAATCGCTTGTTGAAACGTGTAAGGGATTATGCTCAAGTAGAATCCAACGGTGTGATAAAAAAACAAATAGCAGATGAAGCATTGGCAATGTTGCGAATCGATCAAGAAGGATTAGATTTTGTTGATCAAAAATTATTAAAAACGATGATTGAAAATTATCATGGTGGACCAGTTGGATTGTCTACGATTGCAGCTAATATTGGAGAAGAAATTGAAACGATTGAAGATATGGTTGAGCCATATTTGTTGCAAGCAGGCTTTCTTCAACGGACCCCACGTGGAAGAATTGTAACTCATATGGGTTACACTCATCTCGGTTACCCAATTACTTATACAGATTAG
- a CDS encoding TetR/AcrR family transcriptional regulator gives MANVNTEALTKTQQRIIEAALDLVSHVGYKSTTTKMIAQKAEVNETTIFKNFQSKQVLIDTAFKQHTKQITDEVDKFFSQSFKDTTDLMQQSGRFIADIFDRHRQIVLSTIKEVGNEQTKSIFNYKQEYIQQLLCSKLKEFSKDHSLTDQQYETIVFMFNSAIMSLLVDKARKECSEDDEQEQTIHLDDVIELILKTVR, from the coding sequence GTGGCAAATGTAAACACGGAAGCATTAACAAAAACGCAGCAACGTATAATTGAGGCGGCATTAGATTTAGTTTCACATGTGGGCTATAAAAGTACTACAACAAAGATGATCGCACAAAAAGCTGAAGTTAATGAAACAACTATTTTTAAAAATTTTCAATCTAAACAAGTTTTAATAGATACTGCTTTTAAACAACACACAAAACAAATCACTGATGAAGTGGATAAGTTTTTTTCTCAGAGTTTTAAAGACACAACGGACTTAATGCAACAGTCCGGTCGCTTTATTGCGGATATTTTTGACAGGCATCGCCAGATTGTTCTGAGTACGATTAAAGAAGTAGGCAATGAACAAACAAAATCAATTTTTAACTATAAACAAGAATACATTCAGCAATTACTCTGTAGTAAATTAAAAGAATTTTCGAAGGATCATTCATTGACTGATCAACAGTATGAAACCATTGTTTTTATGTTTAATAGTGCTATTATGAGTCTTTTAGTTGATAAAGCTAGAAAAGAGTGTTCAGAAGATGATGAACAAGAACAGACGATTCATTTGGATGATGTTATTGAGTTAATATTAAAAACTGTGCGTTAA
- a CDS encoding post-transcriptional regulator, translating into MLLINESFACYAKYEPWLKLKMQEFNQMGYHQINEEDLWKYVTNFCWKRIKPAHYYQQINDIMRITPNQYLDFAALEAQVYKVTSLEEMDFDDLF; encoded by the coding sequence ATGCTGTTGATCAATGAATCCTTTGCTTGTTATGCCAAGTATGAGCCGTGGTTAAAGTTGAAAATGCAAGAATTTAATCAAATGGGTTACCACCAAATAAACGAAGAAGATTTATGGAAATACGTTACAAACTTCTGTTGGAAAAGAATAAAACCAGCACACTATTACCAACAAATTAATGATATTATGAGGATTACACCAAATCAGTACTTAGATTTTGCTGCTTTAGAAGCTCAAGTTTATAAAGTTACTTCACTTGAAGAGATGGACTTTGATGATTTATTTTAA
- the ruvA gene encoding Holliday junction branch migration protein RuvA translates to MYEYIKGIVTFVSPAYIVLETNGIGYQLFIANPFRFSSKLNEEATIYVHQAVREDAITLYGFKDYTEKQLYLKLLSVSGIGPKSGLAILANDNHQGLVQAIENEDAAYLTKFPGVGKKTASQIVLDLKGKLADLTVTPVENTVDYQQELVLSNNYNHVTEAVEALEALGYSVKEIKKVEPQIRKLNKESTDAYLREALRLLMKK, encoded by the coding sequence ATGTATGAATACATTAAAGGGATAGTGACATTTGTTAGTCCTGCGTACATTGTCCTTGAAACAAACGGGATAGGGTATCAATTGTTTATAGCTAACCCGTTTCGCTTTTCAAGTAAATTAAATGAGGAAGCAACAATTTATGTTCACCAAGCTGTTCGAGAAGACGCCATTACGTTATATGGTTTTAAAGATTATACTGAAAAACAATTGTATCTAAAATTGCTTAGCGTCTCAGGTATTGGACCCAAAAGTGGATTAGCTATTTTAGCTAATGATAATCATCAAGGTCTTGTACAAGCAATTGAAAATGAAGATGCCGCTTATTTAACAAAATTTCCAGGAGTGGGTAAAAAAACGGCGTCACAAATTGTTTTAGATCTAAAAGGAAAATTAGCTGACTTGACAGTTACACCAGTAGAAAATACAGTTGATTATCAACAGGAATTAGTGTTGTCCAATAATTACAATCATGTTACTGAAGCAGTAGAAGCTCTAGAAGCGCTAGGATACAGTGTGAAAGAGATCAAAAAAGTTGAACCGCAAATTCGTAAATTAAATAAAGAATCGACAGATGCTTATTTACGAGAAGCTTTGCGATTATTGATGAAGAAGTAA
- the queA gene encoding tRNA preQ1(34) S-adenosylmethionine ribosyltransferase-isomerase QueA, protein MLTTKDFDFDLPEELIAQTPLENRSSSKLLILDKETGEVDDKHFTDILEELNEGDALVMNDTRVLPARLHGVKPSTGAHLEILLLKNTEKDQWETLVKPAKKAIVGDVISFGDGRLTATVMEELTHGGRIIDFSYNGIFLEVLESLGEMPLPPYIKERLEDSERYQTVYAKENGSAAAPTAGLHFTEELLEQIKSKGVKLVFLTLHVGLGTFRPVSVDSIEDHEMHSEFYRLTEESAAELTAVRNNGGRIIAVGTTSIRTLETIGTKFNGEIKADSGWTDIFISPGYTFKVVDAFSTNFHLPKSTLVMLVSAFAGREHVLAAYQHAVDERYRFFSFGDAMFVK, encoded by the coding sequence ATGTTAACAACAAAAGATTTTGATTTTGATTTACCAGAAGAATTAATTGCTCAAACCCCTTTAGAAAACCGCTCAAGTTCAAAATTATTAATTTTAGATAAAGAAACTGGAGAAGTTGACGATAAGCACTTCACGGATATCCTTGAGGAACTTAATGAAGGTGATGCACTGGTTATGAATGATACACGCGTACTTCCAGCACGGTTACACGGAGTAAAACCATCAACAGGCGCACATCTTGAAATATTGTTATTAAAAAATACAGAAAAAGATCAATGGGAAACGCTTGTTAAACCAGCTAAGAAAGCTATAGTGGGTGATGTCATTTCTTTTGGGGATGGAAGACTGACTGCGACTGTAATGGAAGAATTAACTCATGGAGGAAGAATCATCGATTTTTCTTACAATGGTATCTTTTTAGAAGTTTTAGAGTCATTAGGAGAAATGCCTCTTCCTCCATACATCAAAGAGCGATTAGAAGATAGTGAACGTTATCAAACCGTGTACGCAAAAGAAAACGGTTCTGCTGCTGCCCCTACAGCTGGCTTGCATTTCACAGAAGAACTACTAGAACAAATCAAGTCAAAAGGTGTAAAATTGGTCTTTTTAACGTTACATGTAGGTCTTGGCACTTTCAGACCTGTTAGTGTAGATTCAATTGAAGATCATGAAATGCATTCAGAATTTTATCGTTTAACAGAAGAATCTGCTGCAGAATTAACAGCTGTTCGAAACAATGGCGGTAGAATTATTGCTGTAGGAACAACCTCTATTCGTACGCTAGAAACGATTGGTACCAAGTTTAATGGAGAAATAAAAGCAGACAGCGGATGGACGGATATTTTTATATCACCGGGTTATACCTTTAAAGTTGTAGATGCTTTTTCAACTAACTTTCATTTGCCAAAATCAACATTGGTCATGTTGGTCAGTGCTTTTGCAGGCAGAGAGCACGTTTTAGCTGCTTATCAACATGCAGTAGACGAAAGATATCGTTTCTTTAGTTTTGGAGATGCCATGTTTGTTAAATAA
- a CDS encoding metal-dependent transcriptional regulator codes for MTPNKEDYLKMIYELGGTTKKVTNKELVAGLKVSAASVSEMVTKLLKGGFVEHVPYQGIQLTQQGLQKASALVRKHRLWEVFLVSHLGYAWNEVHEEAEVLEHVTSVELARKLDQYLNFPTVCPHGGMIPTEKGIIDEKILPNLVDKQVYDVIKIKRVADEKELLDYLASLEVNIGDVYKIMDIGAYEGPIILESEGKQLAISYKAAMNIFIEIA; via the coding sequence ATGACGCCAAATAAAGAAGATTACTTGAAAATGATTTATGAACTTGGTGGTACAACTAAAAAAGTAACCAATAAAGAGCTGGTTGCAGGGTTAAAGGTATCTGCTGCATCTGTCAGCGAAATGGTGACCAAATTATTAAAAGGAGGATTTGTTGAACATGTTCCTTATCAGGGGATTCAATTAACCCAACAGGGTCTTCAAAAAGCAAGTGCTTTAGTAAGGAAGCATCGCTTGTGGGAAGTTTTTTTAGTTAGTCATTTAGGATATGCCTGGAATGAGGTCCATGAAGAAGCCGAGGTATTAGAACACGTTACTTCGGTTGAGTTAGCAAGGAAATTAGATCAGTACTTAAATTTCCCCACTGTTTGTCCTCATGGAGGAATGATCCCAACTGAAAAAGGCATCATCGATGAAAAAATACTTCCGAATCTAGTAGATAAACAAGTTTATGATGTGATCAAGATTAAACGAGTTGCGGATGAGAAAGAATTGTTGGATTACTTAGCTTCACTAGAAGTTAACATAGGCGATGTATATAAAATAATGGATATAGGAGCTTATGAAGGACCTATTATACTTGAGTCAGAAGGCAAGCAACTAGCAATCAGTTATAAAGCTGCTATGAATATTTTTATTGAAATAGCATAG
- the tgt gene encoding tRNA guanosine(34) transglycosylase Tgt, which translates to MSEPAIKYRLIKKEKHTGARLGEIITPHGTFPTPMFMPVGTLATVKSIAPEELESMGANIILSNTYHLWLRPGEDIVEEAGGLHKFMNWDKGILTDSGGFQVFSLSDLRRIEEEGVHFRNHLNGSKMFLSPEKAINIQNKLGPDIMMSFDECPPFDESFDYVKKSVERTSRWAERGLKAHAKPDSQGLFGIIQGAGFKELRQQSARDLVSMDFPGYSIGGLSVGEPKESMNKVLEYTTPLIPDDKPRYLMGVGTADSLIDGVMRGVDMFDCVLPTRIARNGTCMTSKGRVVIKNAQYERDFGPLDDKCDCYTCRNYTRAYIRHLIKADETFGLRLTSYHNLYFLLNVMKDVRQAIMDDNLLEYRESFFEEYGYNKPNARNF; encoded by the coding sequence ATGTCAGAACCAGCAATTAAATACCGATTGATAAAAAAAGAAAAACATACAGGTGCAAGACTAGGAGAAATTATTACTCCTCACGGAACGTTTCCAACACCTATGTTTATGCCAGTTGGAACGTTAGCGACTGTAAAGAGTATTGCTCCTGAAGAATTAGAGTCAATGGGAGCAAATATTATTTTAAGCAATACGTATCATTTGTGGCTGCGCCCGGGTGAGGATATCGTTGAAGAAGCAGGCGGACTACACAAGTTCATGAATTGGGACAAAGGTATTTTAACCGATTCAGGCGGATTTCAAGTATTTTCATTAAGTGATTTGCGTAGAATTGAAGAAGAAGGGGTTCATTTCAGAAACCATTTAAACGGATCGAAAATGTTCTTGTCTCCTGAAAAAGCCATTAATATCCAAAATAAACTAGGTCCAGATATTATGATGAGTTTTGATGAATGTCCGCCTTTTGACGAAAGTTTTGACTACGTAAAAAAATCAGTTGAACGAACAAGTCGTTGGGCTGAAAGAGGATTAAAAGCTCATGCCAAACCGGATAGCCAAGGATTATTTGGGATTATCCAAGGCGCTGGATTTAAAGAACTTCGACAACAAAGTGCTCGTGATTTAGTATCAATGGATTTCCCAGGGTATTCAATAGGAGGGTTATCTGTTGGAGAACCAAAGGAAAGTATGAATAAAGTACTAGAATACACTACACCTCTTATTCCAGATGATAAACCTCGTTATTTGATGGGCGTAGGAACTGCCGATTCTTTGATCGATGGTGTCATGAGAGGAGTCGATATGTTTGATTGCGTATTGCCTACTCGTATTGCTCGTAATGGGACATGTATGACCAGTAAAGGTCGAGTGGTTATTAAAAATGCACAATATGAACGCGATTTTGGGCCTTTGGATGATAAGTGTGATTGCTACACTTGTCGAAATTATACAAGAGCTTATATTCGTCATTTGATTAAAGCGGATGAAACATTCGGATTACGTTTGACTAGTTACCATAATTTGTATTTCTTATTAAATGTAATGAAAGATGTAAGACAGGCTATCATGGATGATAACTTATTGGAATATAGAGAAAGTTTTTTTGAAGAATATGGTTATAATAAACCAAATGCTAGAAATTTCTAA